A region of the candidate division WOR-3 bacterium genome:
ATCCCTTGTTTTACCAAGATCATATCTTAAATTCAAGAAAGAGAAGGGATTATAGCTAACGGAATGCGATTGGTCAAAGGTCTGAGAAGAATCCTTCTGGGTGATATTGCTAAATAGGTCCTTATAGAAGGATTTTCCTTCAGAAATACTGCCAGAAAAACTATAATCTGGCAGTGGGTTTATCATCAACTTACCCTTTCTTATGGTCCATGGGATTGAGATTCCGTGTCTGAAACTTAAACTCCTTGAAAAGCCGTTCCTTATGTTTCTTGGGCCGACAGTGGTGTCAGAGTTAATAAAGCCTGATAAACCAAAGGGTTCCAGTAAGTATTTCACGAATAGATTTCTGGAGCCACGAGACTTCGAAAAATTAAAGGATGTGCGCCTTATAGAGGAGGTGGATTTTTGTTCAATCTGCTGAGTCTTATTTAGAATGAGGTCTGAATAGGCTCCGTATAAAGGTAGAGACAAGGAGTAATTCTTTGAGTGAAGAAGACTGAGATTAATTCCCCATTTTTGTGGTAAAATTTGACCAAAATCGGCACTTATGTTATAAGAAGTTAACTGATCGTTACTCTTTGTACCTGTTCCCTGCAAGGGTTTAAAATTGCTTTGCATTTTAGTAAAGGAGAAATTGGTACTCAAAAAGCTTGCCAGTCTAAAATCAACGCTGAACTGTCCCGCCGTTGCCCTGTCTGTCCTGGGATTACCAACTCTGAACTCATCGATCCAAACTTCTCCACTGATCCTATTTGTTGACTCATTTAATACACCAAAGGAGATGCTTTGTATTTGAGTAAAGGAAGGATTCCCTTTTATTACGACATTTCCGATCACATGTGGGCCTGGTGTTGAAATGGAATCCCTCAAGAATTTCTTTATCTGAGTCAGGGAATCGATATAAAAGATTACCTCCTGCCAGTCAGGGCTTGTAACTTTGTATCTATACTCATAGTAATTTAAACTATCGCCCAATCTTACATAGACCGTTGGATAAGGTGTTGATGTACCAGGGGCGGGCCTTACAAAAAACCTTACCGTTCTATAATCCATAAAGTTCATCGGGCTTGGCTTAATCTGAGTTGCATGGGCAAAGTGTTTAGGACCAAGATTCTCATACTTCAAACCGAGAGAATTTTCCTGCTCGAGTCTTCCCGTGATCAGGTCTCTCTCCAGTTCGATACCCGGGGGCGATGTATAATTGGGGTCGTCATTATGACCAACGGACCTTATAAAGATATTTTCATCGGAAGCTACAGGATGCGAAGAATCTGAAGTCATCACGGGGGATTTAACATACCTGTTACCTTGAAACTTCATCTGGGCAATTATAATCGTATCAGGTTCTGCAATATTATCAAACCAGATTCTCACAAATCTCACATAACCCCAGTTGGGATTACCAAACTTTTTAGCATAAGCAGTATCCTTTAGGGGAATCAAAAAGGTTCTAAAACCCTCGGAATTCTCACCAACGAATATATCGGGTGATGGATTTTCAAGGTCGATTACGAATTCGTAATAGTTGTTGTCTAAAGATAACTTCCCATCAACAAGCAATTCTTCCGTGTCAAGCCTTCCATTACCTTCAGTCCCGTTAATCCTTGAGTAATCCCTCACCCCTGAACTTTTGGGATTGTAATAATCATCGTTTCCATCATCCGAAGAGCTCGAAGTCCACAAACTATCGGCCCCGCTAACACCATCAAGCCCTGTATCTTCGCCCTGGTCGAGCACTCCATTTCCGTTTTTATCCTCGGTAGAAATTACATAGGGGTTATAACTCTTTATTCTCCCTGCCTTATCTCTCCATACAGCATTCTCCGAAATATCAGGCCCAACATCTACGATTAACTTGCCTCTTCTTCCCTTTACAATGATGTTGAGAAACTCATAATTTGAAAAATCCTGCCCATAACTGCTCAACAAGCTTGAAATGGAGAGATAAGAAGGTACACCCGGTGCCTTTGGATAAAGTTCCAGATAAAAAACAAGTTGTGGCAGGTCCTTTTCTTCAGAAGGGATATTAGAGTAAATCTGACCCCTCTTGTACATATCGTAAACTCCTGCCCATACTATTTTCCGACCGAGGTAAAAGGTATCCTTTTCCTGAGATTGAGATACAAGAGGAATAGACCCAATTTTCCAGTCAAAAATGGAAAAGGAGACATTTATCTCGTCCTTGGAATTTTCCATGTCATCAATATAGGCAAAATTCTTAGTGTTGGGATTAGGGTAGGACCTTGCTATCTCTCCTTGAATTCTAAGAGTTGAAGGCGACTGAGTTTTATTGAAACTGATTCTATTAAACCAATCCGTTAAAAATGGCAATTTTGTATCCAAAACAGCATCAAACTCACCCACAACGCTCCTTGTAGGCTCACTTCCGATAGATGGTCTCTTAAGAGGAGAAGATTCGGACCTGCCCATGAAACTACCACCAACTTTAAAATCAGAAGCTAAAGGAAGTTCAAACCTGGTACCCCAGAGGGATTTATCCTTTATACTAAAAAGCGGAGCGTAATCGAAAGACACATCTATCCTGGCATTTGGGTCTCTTAAGATGTTTTCATCGTTTATAATGATCTTGCCCAAATTGTAGTCAATCGTATAATCTTTCCCCCTCTCTAAGACCCTGCCGTTGTATCTTACCACTTCGCTGTTTTCGAGGATGTTACTCTGGTTCAAATAAATCTCACGGGACATCTGCCTCTTAACAACTTTTATCACATACTTGGTCCCTTCGTTATAGGAAAGCCTCGTTTTCCTGTAAATCAAAGAATCAGGGCTGCTTAGTGAATCATAGATAAAAGGTCTTGGCATGGGAAAAATTAGAATCCCCTTATTCAAGTCCAAAATATCTACAGTGCGCTCACCAACCTGCCTTACCAAATCCACCTTCCCATCGTTGTTTTCATCTATTCCGAGTATATTGATGTAACTTCGCCCATTCTCTCCCCATACGATTACACCTGAAGAGTCCCTTCCGATTTGAATATCAATATTTTCAGGGGAGATGTAAGAAGCCCTTAAGTCATAAATATTCACAAGCATCATGTTCCACAGCTGGGCCTTCAAAGTATCAGATCTCGTAAAAAGGGAATCTAAGTAGAGAGGATAAGTTGAAGGTTTTACAAGCCTCAAGCTATCCAACATTGTATCTGCCATTATTCCTACGCGCCTTCCCGAAGCTGTTACATAGGATACAGCGACAACATAGTTTTCGCCTGCTTTTGTAGCAAGTTCAAGAATCTTTGAATCTGGATAATAAATAAAATCTACACTCGATGTAAGGGCTTTAAAGTTACCATACTCTTTAAGGGCGGTGTCGGGAGAATATGTTCCCGTTTGAGTATTAAATCCATAATAATAGGCAAACCCTGGGATAGTCTTTCCAGGTTGTATCCCCCTTTGCTCATCGACAAACACTTGAATTGATACTATAGACTCGGCCTCAGGAATATAGAAAAATCTAAATTTTTCGAAATCTTTTCCGTAAAGTAGAAGGCTATCCTGGACCGCACCTCTTGAAAGGGTCGTAGTCTGGCTCTCACCCTTTTCTCTGGTAGCAATAGCCTGCACTTTCACAGGTCCAAACTGGAATTGAGAGTTAAAGCCAAAAAGTCCTTCCTTTGTCTGACCGGGGAAACTGGCAAAACGGGTGGATGGCAAACTCACCCTTGTGTCACCAAGTTCAATGAGTTTAACAACATCATCTTCCTCACCCTGGAATCTTACAACCACTTTGTTCTTTGTCTCATCCTGTCTCTCTGAGTCGTGGTCGATATTTATACTCAACTTACTTCCGATGGTTGCATTTAAATTGAGCCTCAACTGCTGCTCAAGCTGGGGATTAAAGTAGCTTGATGTCCTTACACCAAGATAACTTAAGGGATCATGAGTCGTATTTTTCTCAAATCTAAGATTTACCGATTGAGTACCATCTATATCAACTTTTGCACCTTCCTTTCCCAGAAAGGAAAAAGAGGGGGGCATATAGACAGGAATCTGAATAGTTGGGATTACGCCTCTGCCAAGGGAGCTTCTTGATGTATTCTCGGAAATTTCGCTCTGCTTTTCAAGCAGGCCTAAGTAAATAATTTCTCTCGATTTTAAAAGCTTGAACCGATCGTAGGGTATCACGGAGTCCACAACTATCTCATCAGAGCCCTTATACTTGCCAAAATAGACTAAGTTTTCATCAACAAAAACACTTTCGGCAACCCCGTAGCTATTTTTGAGGTACAAATACAAAGGATCGTCAAACTGCCCATAGGAAAGGATCAATTGTAGGGCTAAAATAATTGAGTTCATCGGATAATCTTAACAATAAAGCCGTGGATTTTCAAAGCATATCCTTTTATTGTAAATAATTTTCTCTCACGTAATCCAATGCATCTTCCTTTGAACGGACTTTTCCTTCAGCAACCAAATCGTCAATTTCAGCAAGAATTTTTCTAAAAATAGGACCAGGTTTGAGTCCAAGTGCTATCAAATCATCCCCCGTAATTAATCTTCCCTGTGTAACTTTCGCCTTTTCCTCAAGGACTTTATAGATTTTTTGTCGAAATTCATGGTACGGAAGAATACCCTCTCCCCTTGGAGGGGACGCAAGGGCATCAGCAACTGCCATATCAAGAAGCGGAAAGGCCAGTTCCTCCATCCGCCTTAAGTAGCGATTTACTGCCCTTTCTGTAAGAACCTGTTGAGCCGCAAGTAGGTGTGGATACATATGATGTTTGACAAGCTTTTTTAAAATGTTTCTCTCTTTCTTTGAAAGTCTCAATCTTTCGGCAATACCCTCGACTATTTCTGCGCCGATGCGATCATGCCCATAAAAATGGGTATTGCCCTCTTCATCAAAACTGATTGTTTGAGGCTTCCCAACATCGTGAAGCAAAACGGCAAGTTTATAAATCCATACAAGTTCCTGCTCATACTCTGTGCCCTTTTCTGCTAAAAGTCTTTCAAAATTTGTCAGGGCGTTTATTGTATGATAAAGAAGATTTTGCTCATTGTAGTACCTCTGGGATGTATGCTTCATTGGGGAAAGTTCGGGAAAGAGTGAAAAAAGGACGCCATCATCCGCCATTAGGTTTATAGTCCGCGCAGAATCCCTCGTAGATAGAATAACAAAAAGCTCATATCTTATGCGCTCACCGGCAATCAGTTTAAAAGATACAAGGGGAGAGAGTTCCTTTAAGTAAAAACGGGTGTTAGATTCAATTTCAAAACCGAGAACCGCATTAAACCTATAGGCTCTTAGAATTCTCAAAGGGTCTTCAACTAAGTTAATAGGACTAATAATTCTTATTACTTTTTGTTCGACATCCCTTCTGCCCCCAGTTGGGTCGATAATATTGCCACGCCTTAAGTCGAGGGCCATCGCATTGACAGTAAAATCTCGCCTTTTTAAATCCTCATATATATCCTCTCCTTTTATAGAGGTAATGTCGAGCCAAAGATCCTCCTTAATAACAACCCTGTATTCCTGATCTTCCTCCGAAAGGGGAAAAAGGGTCGAGTCGGGGTATTTCTTTTTATAAAACCTCAAAAATTGGTTTAAATTCCCTTCCACTACAAGGTCGTAGTCGGTGACTCTCCTTCCGAGCATTAAATCCCTTAAAGACCCACCTACCAAATAGATCTGAAAGCTCTCCAGTATCTCTTCATCAATAGTAGGGACCTTTACGGCAAACTCCATCCTAACCTCCGAATCGTATCCACCACAATGGAAACGGCATCATCCCTTCCCGCCACTATATTGCCCGACTTCAAATAATCCGTTCCCCCGGAAAAATCTCTCACTACCCCTCCAGCTTCTTTGACGATCAAGGATCCAGCAGCTATATCCCAGATGGAAAGTCCATATTCATAAAAAACGGAAAAAATGCCCTCCGCAACGTAACAAAGGTCAAGGGCTGCTGAACCGAGCCTCCTAACATCTGAAAACTGAAAATATAGCCTCTTAAAGACCTCGTTTAAAAAATCAAATCGGGATTTTTCCCTAAAGGGAAAGGCAGTGGCAAAGAGGGTTCTCTCCAAGGGCAAATTGCGGTTGACTTCGATTTTTTTACCGTTTTTAAATGCTCCTCCGCCCCTTGTTGCATAAAAAAGTTCATTTTTTACGGGATTATAAACAACACCCACAATGGGTTCGCCGTCGTAAAGAAGGGCACAGGAAATTGCAAAAATACCTATGCCCGAGAGAAAGTTTTTTGTTCCGTCTAAGGGATCGATCACCCACAGAAACCTTCCAGTTTTCTCATTATTTCCAAGCTCTTCTCCAAGAAATTGATGATCTGGAAATTCCTTCAAAATTCGATCCCTTATCATCTTTTCCGTTTCTCTATCAACAAAAGAGACAAGGTCATTTGCTTTCTTTTCCTCGGCTTGAATATCCTGAACCTTTCCGAAATTTTCCTTCAGAAAATCACCGGCCTCAATCACAGTCTTCAAAGCAGCCTGTAGATATTCTTCCATAGCTCTCCCACGTCTTTAAAGATAAAATCGGGGTTAACTTTTTTAATCTCATCTTCACTTTTGTGAACACCTGTAAGAACGAGCACAGTCACCATACCCATTTTTTTGCCGAGGGCAATATCAGTATCCAGTCTATCACCTACAATAGCCGTTTCCGCAAGGGATGTCCCGAGCCTTTTAACAGCATACCTGATTATGTACTCCATAGGTTTCCCAAGAACAATGGGTTCAATACCTACCACCGTAGTAATTGCGTTAACGATGGCACCAGCACCGGGCAGAAGTCCCTCCGGGGTCGGAAAAGAGGAATCCCGATTGCAAGCAATGAAAATAGCGCCTTTTTGAATTGCTAAAACCGCCTCTTTCAGCTTTTCATAATTTACCTTTCTGTCAAGGCCTACAATAACAAATTCCGCACCCTTATGATTTTCAACTATATTCCAGCCGAGGCTTTCAAGCTCCTTCAATATTCCGTCTTCCCCAACAACATAGGCATTGTGGGGGCCAGGATAGTATTCCCTCAAATAATCACCCAAAGTGTTTGCTGAGGTGTATATCTTAGAAGGAGGCACCCGAATTCCCATTTCTTCTAACTTCTTTGCGACTTGTTCTGGGGTTCTCGTGGAATTGTTGGTTAACAGCAAAAAGGGAGTACCCCTTGTATCCAAAAAATCAATAAGCTCTTTAGAACCCTCTATAAGCACATTGTCGAGATAAAGAGTACCATCAAGGTCAATTAAAAATCCCTTTACCATTTTAGTAAAATTGCCCCGTAAATAAATCCCGCACCAAAGGAAACAAGAAGAACCCTTTGGCCCCTCTTCAAAAGCCCCCTTTCATCCATTTCCGCAAGGGCGATGGGAATCGAAGCGGCACTGGTATTACCTGTCTTATCAATATTTACATACACCTTATCCCATGGAATCCCGAGCCTTTCCCTGGTGGCGTCAATTATCCTTATATTAGCTTGATGTGGAACGAGCCAGTCGATATCCGTAGCCGTTAAGCCTGCCCTTTCCAGAACCTTCTCAGCGGCTTCCTGCATCCCTGTAACAGCGTACTTGAAAACCTCCCTCCCCTGCATCTTTATGTAATGTTCCCTCATCCTCACCGTTTCTTCAGAGGCGGGTTTTCTTGCAGCCCCTGCAGGGAGCTTTAGTAATTCATGAACTTCACCATTTCCCTTTAGATAAGAAGCCAGTACATCGCTTTCAGAATCATCCTTAGTTACTATTGCGGCTCCTGCACCGTCACCGAAAAGGACACAGGTATTTCTATCGGTAAAATCCACAAGGCGAGAAAGGGTCTCTGCCCCGACAATCAAAATGTATCTATAATTGGGAAGTGAAAGTAATCCTCGTGCAATTTCGAGGGCGTAAACAAACCCTGGACACGCTGCCTCTATGTCAAAGCACATGGCATTCTTAGCACCGAGCTTGGCTTGCAAGATACAGGCTGTTGCAGGGAAAAGGTAATCAGGAGAAGCGGTAGCAACAATTATTCCGTCGATCTGTTCAGGAGTAATACCAGCTTTTTCAATAGCCCTTAGGCTTGCATTATAGGCTAAGTCTGATGTGGCCTCTTCAGGTGCAGCAATATGCCTTTCTTTAATACCCGTCCTCTCTACAATCCATTCGTCTGAGGTTTCCACCATTCTTTCAAGGTCTTCATTGGTAAGAATTCTTGCGGGTAAATAAGACCCTATACCTAAAATCCTGACTCCCACCTTACACCTCCAAAAAAAAGATTTACAGATTTAAAGGCAACAATTGGCCAAAAACCAATGTCGTGAAAAATTTTACAGTAATGCTTATGTACATTCCCAGAAAGGGGAAACCAAGGGTTGAGAGAATGATCAAAATCAATAGAACGTAATAACCATATTGCCTCATAAAGGTTTTAAATCCACCCGGGGGTAAAAAATATTCCAGCACATGCCACCCATCGAGAGGGGGAAGGGGAATTAAATTAAAAAAGGCCAAAGCAGCACTAATCACCACAAAGTTTACGATCATAGCGCCGAGAGTCGAATAAAATAAGAACTTATAAGCGAATACCCTTAGAAGAAAACCCACAATAAAGGCAGAGACAAGATTTGACAATGGTCCAGCCAGTGAGACAAACACCACATCTCTTTTGGGATTCCTCAAATTGTAGGGATCTATGGGAACCGGCTTGGCCCAACCAAAATGTAAAAAGAGGAGAGCAACGAATCCCACAGGATCAATATGGGCAAGGGGATTCAGGGTAAGCCTACCTCTCAACCGAGGCGTTGGATCACCCAGTTTATAGGCGACATATCCATGAAAATATTCATGGATTGTTAACGCCAGAAGAATACCAGGTAAAACAAGAAGAAAATCAATCCACTTCATACCCACCTCATCCATATATAGATTAAGGAAAGAAGGATGCCCAAAACTGCCCCCACAAAAACTTCTAAAGGTGAGTGGCCAAGAAACTCCTTCAATTTTTCTCTGCCTAGGGTCATATTGCGTCCCATCTCTTCTATAATAATATTTAAAAGTTCAGCATGTTCTCCAGCTGCCCTTCTAATACCTGCAGCATCATACATAATGATCAAACTAAAATATAAGGTTATTCCAAAAATGGGAGAATCAAATCCAAAACGCTTTCCGGTAATTATTGATAAACATGAGACAGCTGCAGAATGGGCACTGGGCATTCCACCTGTACTTAAAAGCCAGGAAAAGGCCAGTCTCTTTTCCTTGATGCTATACAATGCAAATTTTACCAGTTGAGCAGTAAAGCCTGTCAAAAGGGGAAGAAGCCAAAAGGGATTGGAAAAAATCTGCTTTAAAATCAACTATTTCCTCCTGTAAAGAAAGTAATCTGCAAGTTCTTTTAAAAGTTCGCTTTTTTCCCCCAGAAGTTGATCAGCATCCGTTTTGATTTCTTTCACAAGATTTCTTGCAATCTCATAGGACCTCTCAAGTCCTAAAACCGAAGGATATGTGCACTTCCCCCTTTCCCTGTCTTTCTTTGCCTTTTTGCCAAGTTCTTCATCTTCCGCCGTTTCATCGAGGATATCATCTACAATTTGAAAGAGTAATCCCAGTTTCCTCCCAACTAATCTGAACCCTACCACTACTTGTTCACTGGCACCCGCTCCAATGGCTCCAATAACCAATGAAGATTCAATAAACCTCGCAGTTTTTCTTAAATGAATATTTTCCACAAGTCTCTTTGTGTGAACCTTTCCTTCCGCTCTTATATCAAGAACCTGCCCCCCAATGACTCCGTCGACTCCCAAAGCATCAACAAGTTCACTTAACATTCTAACTTTGACCTCTGCAGGAAGAGGGCCTTTCAAAAACAAGCCAATGGCTTCTATGAAAAGAGCATCACCAGCAAGGATCGCCATTGCCTCACCGTACACCTTGTGATTAGTTGGCTTACCGCGACGGAAATCATCATTATCCATAGCAGGTAAGTCGTCATGAATAAGGGTAAAAGTATGGATCATCTCAAGGGCACAGGCCTGAGGTAGAATTTCATCTACATTTTCGCCACCTCCCAACTCATAGCCAAGGATACAAAGGACGGGACGAAGCCGTTTACCTCCAGCAAAAAGGGAATACCTCATAGATTCCCTTAAGAGTGGAATACCTTTCGCATCTTGAGGAAAAAATTCCTCCATTTTTTTGTTTACAAGCTCACTCTTTTCCTCAATATATTTCAAAATTTCCACTTCTCCTCCTAAAATAGGTTATCAAGGAGTGTCATAATCACAAAACCAACCATAAAAGAAAAGGTTGCGACCTTTTCAGAACCTTGAGTATGTGATTCGGGAATCATTTCATCACTTACTACATATACCATTGCGCCTGAAGCAAAGGCCATAAGGTATGGCAAAAGTTTTGAAAATAGGATTCCAAGAGAAACCCCAAAGAAACCCGCAACAGGTTCAACCATACCAGTCAGAAAAGAAATAAATATTGCCCTGCTCTTACTTAAACCAAGACTGAATAATGGCAAAGCAACAGCAGCTCCTTCAGGAATGTTTTGCAAGCCAATTGCCACTGCAAGAGAAATCGCAGCAGGTGTAATACCCTTAGCAAAAGAGACCCCAACGGCCATTCCTTCAGGAAAATTATGAATAACCATTGTTAAAAGGATAAGTGACACCATTTTAAGTTTTGATGCAGGTCCTTCCAGACCTTTAATAAAATGTTCATGGGGTACAACAGAATCCACAAAATCGACAAAAACGGCACCGAATAGAAAGGTGAAGAGAACCAGTATTAGGTTACCAGTTTCGAGAGCTGGAATAAGAAGGCTAAAAATGGAGGCTGAAAACATTATCCCACCGGAAAGGCCGAGAAACAAGGGCATACTTTTGGATCCAAATTTAATCCTGAAAAGGAGCAAAAGAGCACCGATGGTAGTAGCAAGCCCCGCAAAGAGTGATGCCAGGAAGCCACTTAAAATCTTATTCACCCTGAGTTTCCAGACCCGATAGTTTCCTTAAGTGATTTAGAACCTCTTCATCGTCAGGTTTAATCTCTAAAGCCTTCAAGAAATATTCCCTGGCGAGTTCTTCATTGTTAATCATTTCCTGAAAAACACCCATCCCTTTGTAGTACATCAACTTTTCCTCTTCTGATTTCACTTGATTGGTTTCGACGCGCCTTAGAAGTTCGTTTATGCATTTTTCAGCAAAGTCAAAGTTGCTCTCAAAAAGAGCCTCTTTGAAATATTCAAAGAGTTCTTCATTTGAATAACCCGATATTTGCTCTTTACTCGATTTCTTTGGACACATACTCTCTAAACTTTTCAATGTTTTCACGAGTTCCTATTACAATGAGCCTATCCGTTCTTTCAATTTCAAAACTTGCGTCAGGCAAAACGTATGTAACAGTCTTCGAGGAGAGGCCTATTTTAGCCGCACTTTCAGCTTTTGCACCATCCTCCAACACGATAGGCTCATTTCTCTCAACAGCTAACACATATACACCAAATTTTTTCTTTATCTCGAGTTCACCTAAGGACTTCTTCTGGAAATCCCTCGGCACATCTATAGCAGAAACCATAAAATTCTTTCTCTTGAGTAGGTCCGCAAGCTCGATGGTTCCCAGCATTATGCTTAGAGCCAGTCTCTCTGCAGACTGCTTTTCAGGTTGGATTACCTTAGCTACACCAAGTCTGGACAAGATCCTGGCATGTACTTCGTTGGAGGCCTTTGCATAAACGTTTTTGATCTTCCTATCCTGCAAAATTTGTGCAGTTAAGATAGATGCAGAAATCTCAGAGATACAAAGAAAAACATAATCAAAGTCTTCTAAATTGAGCTGGGTCAAAGCATCCTCATCGGTACTATCAAGAATCACAGCCTGCGAAACTTTGTCTTCTATACCTCTTATTTTATTCTCATCTTTATCAACCACAACGACGGTATGATTTTCTCGCATAAAAACTTCCGCCAGCGATTTACCAAACCTTCCCGCCCCGATAATTAATATATTCATTTCGTATCACCCCACTATGTATCGGTCCTCAGGAAATCCTATTTCGACCTTAGCCCTTTCAATCATATAGGTGGCAACAGAAAACACCCCAACCTTACCTACTATCATGAGTAAAATTATAATCCACTTAGAAAGAACATTAAAATCAGCAGAAAGGCTTACATAACTAAAAATCCGGGAACCCGTCGAAAGGCCCACCGTTCCGAAGGCGGACACAACTTCAAAAGCAATCTCTAAAGGAGAATGAAGAGAAAGCGCTCTTTTATCAAAAGATATAATAATTAAATAGCTCAGAAACAAATAGGTAGCTGAAAGGATTAGGATTAGTATTGCCTTCTCTACCGCAACATCGGAAATCCTCCTTTTGAATAAATAGACATTTTTGTAGCCCTTCAAGTAATGAAAAATCCAGAGGAAAGCAAGGGCAAAGGTATTAGTTTTAACACCCCCCGCTGTCCCTCCAGGGCTACCACCTATGTACATTAAAAGCATAATGATACTGAGGGTTGCCGGTGTCAAAAGGGAGAAATCAACGGTATTGAACCCGCAAGTTCTCGGTGTAACTGATTGAAATAGTGAGGCAAGAATTTTTTCAGAAGTGGTGAACTGTCTGAAGCTGTTATTAAACTCAAAAAGCAAGATTAGAACAAATCCTGCAACAATAAGGATAAACGTCCACGTAAGAACCGCCTTAGTATGAGTGGAAAATCGGAATATTTTCCTCGATGGTTCCTCTGAGGAAGGCCTCTTTGAAGCGGATTTAAAGACGGATCTCATCTTGATAAACTCTGCAATTTCATTCAAAACGTAGAATCCAAGTCCACCGAGCATAATCAAAAGGATAACAACAATGTTAACAAAGGGGTCGCCTCTAAAAGACATTAAAGAATCTGAAAAGGTTGAAAAACCTGCATTACAAAAGGCTGAAATCGCCTGGAAAACAGCATGCTGGAAGGCAAGATGAGGCGGAAAATACTTTGAAAATGCTAAAAAAAGAAGAGCTATTCCAGCCGACTCAATTAAAAATGTGTATAGCACTACCCTTCTTGCAAAGAAAAAGGCAAAACCGGGTTTTAGTTCTGGGAAACCCTGGGCAATCATCTCGGGAAATATTAAACTTCTTCTCAGTCGGTGAAGGAAAATTCCAGCAAGGGTCATATACCCAATCCCACCAAGCTGAATCAGCGTAAGTATGACAACCTTTCCAAATAAGGTAAAAAACACGGGTGTATCTTTCACAATTAAACCAGTAACACATATAGCAGAAGTAGCCGTGAAGAATGCATCGGTAAAGTTCAAGGGTCCTCTTCTTGAGACAGGCAAAAGCAAG
Encoded here:
- a CDS encoding ZIP family metal transporter; translation: MNKILSGFLASLFAGLATTIGALLLLFRIKFGSKSMPLFLGLSGGIMFSASIFSLLIPALETGNLILVLFTFLFGAVFVDFVDSVVPHEHFIKGLEGPASKLKMVSLILLTMVIHNFPEGMAVGVSFAKGITPAAISLAVAIGLQNIPEGAAVALPLFSLGLSKSRAIFISFLTGMVEPVAGFFGVSLGILFSKLLPYLMAFASGAMVYVVSDEMIPESHTQGSEKVATFSFMVGFVIMTLLDNLF
- a CDS encoding polyprenyl synthetase family protein; this translates as MEILKYIEEKSELVNKKMEEFFPQDAKGIPLLRESMRYSLFAGGKRLRPVLCILGYELGGGENVDEILPQACALEMIHTFTLIHDDLPAMDNDDFRRGKPTNHKVYGEAMAILAGDALFIEAIGLFLKGPLPAEVKVRMLSELVDALGVDGVIGGQVLDIRAEGKVHTKRLVENIHLRKTARFIESSLVIGAIGAGASEQVVVGFRLVGRKLGLLFQIVDDILDETAEDEELGKKAKKDRERGKCTYPSVLGLERSYEIARNLVKEIKTDADQLLGEKSELLKELADYFLYRRK
- a CDS encoding beta-ketoacyl-ACP synthase III; amino-acid sequence: MGVRILGIGSYLPARILTNEDLERMVETSDEWIVERTGIKERHIAAPEEATSDLAYNASLRAIEKAGITPEQIDGIIVATASPDYLFPATACILQAKLGAKNAMCFDIEAACPGFVYALEIARGLLSLPNYRYILIVGAETLSRLVDFTDRNTCVLFGDGAGAAIVTKDDSESDVLASYLKGNGEVHELLKLPAGAARKPASEETVRMREHYIKMQGREVFKYAVTGMQEAAEKVLERAGLTATDIDWLVPHQANIRIIDATRERLGIPWDKVYVNIDKTGNTSAASIPIALAEMDERGLLKRGQRVLLVSFGAGFIYGAILLKW
- a CDS encoding HAD-IIA family hydrolase; the encoded protein is MVKGFLIDLDGTLYLDNVLIEGSKELIDFLDTRGTPFLLLTNNSTRTPEQVAKKLEEMGIRVPPSKIYTSANTLGDYLREYYPGPHNAYVVGEDGILKELESLGWNIVENHKGAEFVIVGLDRKVNYEKLKEAVLAIQKGAIFIACNRDSSFPTPEGLLPGAGAIVNAITTVVGIEPIVLGKPMEYIIRYAVKRLGTSLAETAIVGDRLDTDIALGKKMGMVTVLVLTGVHKSEDEIKKVNPDFIFKDVGELWKNIYRLL
- a CDS encoding divergent PAP2 family protein, whose amino-acid sequence is MILKQIFSNPFWLLPLLTGFTAQLVKFALYSIKEKRLAFSWLLSTGGMPSAHSAAVSCLSIITGKRFGFDSPIFGITLYFSLIIMYDAAGIRRAAGEHAELLNIIIEEMGRNMTLGREKLKEFLGHSPLEVFVGAVLGILLSLIYIWMRWV
- a CDS encoding site-2 protease family protein, which translates into the protein MKWIDFLLVLPGILLALTIHEYFHGYVAYKLGDPTPRLRGRLTLNPLAHIDPVGFVALLFLHFGWAKPVPIDPYNLRNPKRDVVFVSLAGPLSNLVSAFIVGFLLRVFAYKFLFYSTLGAMIVNFVVISAALAFFNLIPLPPLDGWHVLEYFLPPGGFKTFMRQYGYYVLLILIILSTLGFPFLGMYISITVKFFTTLVFGQLLPLNL
- a CDS encoding inositol monophosphatase family protein, yielding MEEYLQAALKTVIEAGDFLKENFGKVQDIQAEEKKANDLVSFVDRETEKMIRDRILKEFPDHQFLGEELGNNEKTGRFLWVIDPLDGTKNFLSGIGIFAISCALLYDGEPIVGVVYNPVKNELFYATRGGGAFKNGKKIEVNRNLPLERTLFATAFPFREKSRFDFLNEVFKRLYFQFSDVRRLGSAALDLCYVAEGIFSVFYEYGLSIWDIAAGSLIVKEAGGVVRDFSGGTDYLKSGNIVAGRDDAVSIVVDTIRRLGWSLP
- a CDS encoding HD domain-containing protein encodes the protein MEFAVKVPTIDEEILESFQIYLVGGSLRDLMLGRRVTDYDLVVEGNLNQFLRFYKKKYPDSTLFPLSEEDQEYRVVIKEDLWLDITSIKGEDIYEDLKRRDFTVNAMALDLRRGNIIDPTGGRRDVEQKVIRIISPINLVEDPLRILRAYRFNAVLGFEIESNTRFYLKELSPLVSFKLIAGERIRYELFVILSTRDSARTINLMADDGVLFSLFPELSPMKHTSQRYYNEQNLLYHTINALTNFERLLAEKGTEYEQELVWIYKLAVLLHDVGKPQTISFDEEGNTHFYGHDRIGAEIVEGIAERLRLSKKERNILKKLVKHHMYPHLLAAQQVLTERAVNRYLRRMEELAFPLLDMAVADALASPPRGEGILPYHEFRQKIYKVLEEKAKVTQGRLITGDDLIALGLKPGPIFRKILAEIDDLVAEGKVRSKEDALDYVRENYLQ